The region TCGACCGGGGCCGCCGGGGCCGGTTCCCAGGCCGGCGGCGGGGTCTGCTGCGCACGGGCCGGCTCGGCGCTGTGCCGGCCGCCGAGCCACGGCAGTTTCTCGGCCGACGCCCCGGCCGCGTCCGCGGCGGGGGGCGTGGACGCCCCCTGTCCGCCGGTCGCGGCGCCCGCCGTGGGGGCGACGGCCTTAGGAGGGTCCACCGGCTCGCGCCGGTGCAGCGCGGGCCCGGTGACCTCGGGTTCGTCGAAGCCCGCCGCGATGACGGTCACCCGGACCTCGTCGCCCAGGGCGTCGTCGATGACGGCGCCGAAGATGATGTTGGCCTCGGGGGCCGCGGAGTTGGAGACGAGCTGTGCCGCCTCGTTGATCTCGAACAGCCCCAGGTCGGAGCCGCCCTGGATGGACAGCAGGACGCCGTGGGCGCCGTCGATGCTGGCCTCCAGCAGCGGGGACGAGATGGCCATTTCCGCGGCGGCCACCGCACGGTCGTCGCCGCGCGCCGAGCCGATGCCCATGAGCGCGGAGCCGGCCCCGGACATGACCGACTTGACGTCGGCGAAGTCCAGGTTGATGAGGCCGGGCGTGGTGATCAGGTCGGTGATGCCCTGGACACCGGAGAGCAGCACCTGGTCGGCCGCCTTGAAGGCGTCCAGGACGCTGACCTGCCGGTCGGAGATGGAGAGCAGCCGGTCGTTGGGAATCACGATGAGTGTGTCGACCTCCTCACGGAGCATCGCTATCCCCGACTCGGCCTGGGTGGCACGCCGCTTGCCCTCGAAGCCGAAGGGGCGGGTGACCACACCGATGGTGAGGGCCCCCAGGGATCGGGCGATGTTGGCGACCACGGGCGCGCCGCCCGTACCGGTGCCGCCGCCCTCACCCGCGGTGACGAAGACCATGTCGGCCCCCTTGAGGACCTCCTCGATCTCCTCCCGGTGGTCCTCGGCGGCCTTGCGGCCGACGTCGGGGTTGGCTCCGGCTCCCAGGCCGCGGGTGAGTTCACGGCCGACGTCCAGCTTGACGTCGGCGTCACTCATCAGCAGCGCCTGGGCATCGGTATTGATCGCGATGAACTCGACGCCCTTGAGCCCCTCTTCGATCATTCGGTTGACGGCGTTGACACCGCCGCCGCCGATACCGACGACTTTGATGACCGCGAGGTAGTTCTGCGGTGCTGCCACGACGAGGGGCCTTTCCGCTCGCATACGCCGTTCCCTCCCGTGTCCGGCGGTGGTGTCCGCCGGGCCGGTG is a window of Nocardiopsis changdeensis DNA encoding:
- the ftsZ gene encoding cell division protein FtsZ, with protein sequence MAAPQNYLAVIKVVGIGGGGVNAVNRMIEEGLKGVEFIAINTDAQALLMSDADVKLDVGRELTRGLGAGANPDVGRKAAEDHREEIEEVLKGADMVFVTAGEGGGTGTGGAPVVANIARSLGALTIGVVTRPFGFEGKRRATQAESGIAMLREEVDTLIVIPNDRLLSISDRQVSVLDAFKAADQVLLSGVQGITDLITTPGLINLDFADVKSVMSGAGSALMGIGSARGDDRAVAAAEMAISSPLLEASIDGAHGVLLSIQGGSDLGLFEINEAAQLVSNSAAPEANIIFGAVIDDALGDEVRVTVIAAGFDEPEVTGPALHRREPVDPPKAVAPTAGAATGGQGASTPPAADAAGASAEKLPWLGGRHSAEPARAQQTPPPAWEPAPAAPVEPEPVAVTEPEPQPEPEPQAPAHDRFAEAAPAEPEPAPAREEHADEPRPVHVVSESVAERRADVPTPRRRVVFEEPDDLDIPDFLK